In Apilactobacillus bombintestini, one genomic interval encodes:
- a CDS encoding DUF2798 domain-containing protein, translating to MPRSLKEELMFTGMMAGLMVIVMEGYNIAINSGIQPGYVLDVLAGYPLALIVAALLDLFIVGPTVKALFFKFIFKPAWKETPIKIALGISCMMVLGMVTFMSLFGVIVTFGFHNITWGMYLHAWILNFCVALPLQLIIVGPICRFLLGKIQGHIDANAAA from the coding sequence ATGCCAAGAAGTTTAAAAGAAGAATTAATGTTTACCGGAATGATGGCCGGACTTATGGTTATCGTTATGGAAGGTTACAATATTGCGATTAACTCCGGAATCCAACCTGGTTATGTATTAGATGTACTTGCTGGATATCCATTAGCTTTAATCGTAGCTGCACTATTAGATTTATTTATCGTAGGACCTACTGTTAAGGCACTATTCTTTAAATTTATCTTTAAGCCAGCCTGGAAAGAAACTCCTATTAAAATTGCTTTAGGTATTTCTTGCATGATGGTATTAGGTATGGTTACCTTTATGTCACTATTTGGAGTTATCGTAACCTTCGGATTCCATAATATTACATGGGGAATGTATTTGCACGCATGGATTTTGAATTTCTGTGTGGCATTACCTCTACAACTAATCATTGTGGGACCTATTTGCCGTTTCTTATTAGGTAAAATTCAAGGCCACATTGATGCTAATGCTGCCGCTTAA
- a CDS encoding TetR/AcrR family transcriptional regulator: MNNKDHDARYINAQNKIIATFKYLINEIGYKKISISKIIKLANVNRSTFYNHYLDKEDLMEKLQMNLIHSLTRQAPILTLENISDKKYTEARTRVVVQRIYDNRDDFKLFFSEKSDGLFTQRIIESSKHIIKENNFFRDSTIPSYYAYSLTSYVLVDLIRKWVENDFKETVDEFTNIITTIIYKIYENVLH, encoded by the coding sequence ATGAATAATAAAGATCATGATGCCCGTTATATAAATGCACAAAATAAAATTATAGCTACTTTTAAGTATTTAATTAACGAAATTGGCTATAAGAAAATTTCTATTAGCAAAATTATTAAGTTAGCTAACGTAAACCGTTCTACTTTTTATAATCATTATTTAGATAAAGAAGATTTAATGGAAAAGTTGCAAATGAATTTAATACATAGTCTTACTAGACAAGCACCCATTTTAACTTTGGAAAATATTAGTGATAAAAAATATACCGAAGCTAGAACTAGAGTTGTCGTGCAAAGAATATATGATAATCGGGATGATTTTAAATTATTTTTTAGTGAAAAATCTGATGGATTATTTACCCAAAGAATAATAGAAAGTTCCAAACATATAATTAAAGAAAATAATTTCTTTCGTGATTCCACTATTCCTAGCTACTATGCATATTCATTAACCTCGTATGTATTAGTCGATTTAATCAGAAAATGGGTAGAAAATGACTTTAAAGAAACGGTGGATGAATTTACTAACATAATAACCACCATTATTTATAAAATATACGAAAATGTCCTTCATTAA
- a CDS encoding ABC transporter permease: MKSTWKPISILIVTLTVILGIMMAAFSLPAVHSGINDLPIGIISSNSNYKSISKPLKDKGFNVSKYKDVKDVKSNINKRKIYGAIEIDKNGNVNVYKATAASASVAQVLTQMGTQLVNKQQALGRQVINQNLAKTNNVNIIKVLNQKLAALDKKQANVVEVKSFPKSDPKGAGLAAGALPIALGGWIGAVAISLFIKGKKEKLLSVIGFAIVGGLGLVGVIQFGIGTFNGNYLLTSMGAMLGIGATGMFVLGILEVMGNAGLGIAAVILILLGNPLSGLTSAPEMLPSGWGELGQLLPPGATGTLLRNIVFFHGNDIVQAVSVLSCYVLLGLILFAVGKKSNIVKA, encoded by the coding sequence ATGAAATCAACTTGGAAACCAATAAGTATTTTAATAGTTACATTAACCGTAATTCTTGGAATAATGATGGCTGCTTTCTCTTTACCAGCTGTTCATTCCGGAATTAATGATCTTCCAATTGGAATTATTAGTAGTAATAGCAATTATAAAAGTATATCCAAACCATTGAAAGATAAAGGTTTTAATGTTTCAAAATACAAGGATGTAAAAGATGTTAAAAGCAACATAAACAAAAGAAAAATTTATGGTGCAATAGAAATTGATAAGAACGGCAATGTGAATGTATACAAAGCAACAGCTGCTTCCGCATCCGTTGCCCAAGTTCTTACTCAAATGGGAACTCAATTGGTTAATAAACAACAAGCTTTGGGTAGACAAGTTATAAATCAAAATCTAGCCAAAACTAACAATGTTAATATCATTAAAGTTTTAAATCAAAAATTAGCTGCATTAGATAAAAAACAAGCAAATGTAGTAGAAGTTAAGAGTTTCCCTAAATCTGATCCAAAAGGTGCTGGATTAGCAGCCGGAGCTCTACCAATTGCCTTAGGTGGTTGGATTGGTGCAGTTGCTATCTCACTATTTATAAAAGGTAAGAAAGAAAAATTATTATCTGTAATAGGATTCGCAATAGTAGGTGGACTAGGACTAGTTGGAGTAATCCAATTTGGAATAGGTACCTTTAATGGAAACTACCTATTAACCTCCATGGGTGCAATGCTAGGTATCGGTGCCACTGGAATGTTCGTATTAGGAATTCTAGAAGTAATGGGTAATGCTGGATTAGGAATTGCCGCGGTAATTTTAATCTTACTTGGTAACCCATTATCTGGTTTAACTTCAGCACCAGAAATGCTTCCTAGTGGTTGGGGAGAACTAGGTCAATTACTACCACCTGGTGCTACCGGAACCTTATTAAGAAATATCGTATTCTTCCACGGAAATGATATTGTCCAAGCCGTAAGTGTGTTATCCTGCTACGTATTATTAGGATTAATTTTATTCGCAGTAGGTAAGAAATCCAATATCGTAAAAGCATAA
- a CDS encoding DegV family protein gives MIKIVTDSTALIPEKVVKELGITVIPLNVNIGEDTYQDGIDMDGRKLIQEIKDNPKGAFPKTSQPSIGQFVEVYNQLTKDGDTVLSLHMTDLLSGTVHAAEQASEIADGDVKVVNTHYIDQSLGYIAVSAAKMANSGDYTRDEIVEAVGKIIDNSELCIGVSSLENLVKGGRISKATGMISKLLNLHVVFTLFPQDLKLQIKGRGKKTIKKWADQYFESIKDNDYAFIGISYTGSDELANNLKKRLEEMFPNVDVLVQYTSSIVATHTGDNAFAVMTCKKWD, from the coding sequence ATGATTAAAATTGTTACAGATTCAACCGCGCTAATACCTGAAAAAGTCGTCAAAGAATTAGGAATTACAGTAATTCCTTTAAATGTAAACATTGGCGAAGATACTTATCAAGATGGTATCGATATGGACGGTCGCAAATTAATACAAGAAATTAAAGATAATCCTAAGGGAGCATTTCCTAAAACCAGTCAACCATCTATTGGTCAATTCGTAGAAGTATATAACCAATTAACTAAAGATGGTGATACAGTACTTTCACTACACATGACTGATCTATTAAGTGGTACTGTACATGCTGCAGAACAAGCAAGTGAAATTGCGGATGGGGATGTAAAAGTAGTTAATACTCATTACATCGACCAAAGTTTAGGCTACATTGCTGTTTCAGCTGCTAAGATGGCTAACTCCGGTGACTACACTAGAGACGAAATTGTCGAAGCAGTTGGCAAAATTATTGATAATTCTGAATTATGCATCGGTGTAAGTTCACTAGAAAACTTAGTTAAAGGTGGCCGTATTAGTAAAGCTACTGGTATGATTTCTAAGTTATTAAACCTACACGTAGTATTTACACTTTTCCCACAAGATCTTAAGTTACAAATTAAGGGTCGTGGTAAAAAGACTATCAAGAAGTGGGCTGACCAATACTTTGAATCTATCAAAGATAATGACTATGCATTTATTGGTATCAGTTACACCGGTAGTGATGAATTAGCTAATAATCTAAAAAAACGTTTGGAAGAAATGTTTCCAAACGTTGATGTATTAGTTCAATATACTTCATCCATTGTTGCTACTCATACTGGTGACAATGCGTTTGCCGTAATGACTTGCAAAAAATGGGATTAA
- a CDS encoding MIP/aquaporin family protein, with amino-acid sequence MKLLVGEFIGTYLMLSLGLVTSVVINYFLFPKSQNRFLTGFYWGMSIFLPSLLTTFFFGTASFNPVVSLTQAIDHQIHWSLMLGEVINQIVGAWLASLTVKWIWSKWLESLPLNLNFYATVPRDVNNWRRNFTWEILGTFLIVVNTQMQNDISVAWWVKTLFSSLLMMTIISIVAPITGAAFNPTRDLVPRFFFSRTYDKRLSQWKYAIVPFLGPVIGGILGIIFSLFI; translated from the coding sequence GTGAAATTACTTGTAGGTGAATTTATTGGAACCTATCTAATGCTATCTTTAGGATTAGTAACCAGTGTGGTTATCAATTATTTTCTATTTCCTAAAAGTCAAAACCGTTTTCTAACCGGATTCTACTGGGGCATGAGTATATTTCTACCGTCCCTTTTAACTACGTTTTTCTTCGGAACTGCATCTTTTAATCCAGTGGTATCACTCACCCAAGCCATTGATCATCAAATTCATTGGTCATTAATGTTAGGTGAAGTGATTAACCAAATTGTGGGAGCTTGGTTAGCTTCTCTTACAGTTAAGTGGATTTGGTCTAAGTGGCTAGAAAGTCTACCCTTAAACCTTAACTTTTATGCCACAGTACCTAGAGACGTTAACAATTGGCGTCGTAATTTCACTTGGGAAATCCTAGGTACTTTCCTAATCGTAGTTAATACACAAATGCAAAATGACATTAGTGTAGCTTGGTGGGTTAAAACCCTATTCTCATCACTTCTTATGATGACAATTATTAGTATCGTAGCCCCTATTACCGGAGCTGCCTTTAACCCTACCAGAGATTTAGTTCCTCGATTCTTCTTTTCTAGAACCTATGACAAACGATTATCACAATGGAAATATGCTATAGTTCCATTTTTGGGTCCTGTCATTGGTGGAATCTTAGGAATTATCTTCTCACTATTTATTTAA
- a CDS encoding nucleobase:cation symporter-2 family protein: MDNSEKHLQQVSHLKAAILGFQHLLAMYSGDVVVPLLIGAFLHFNAAQMTYLVSADIFMCGIATLLQLKRTPITGIGLPVVLGCAVQVITPLQTIGGTLGVAYIYGAIICSGLFVFLISGLFSKLRRFFPPVVTGSLITIIGFSLVPVAVQDLGGGNASAKNFASPHDLIVGLVTMVIIILINIFGKGFFRSISVLIGMVAGTFTAYCLGMISFTSVAQASWFHFPQPFYFGVPRFDASAIITMILVALTTMVESTGVFLALGDLTDRKLSSHELANGYRAEGIAAMLGGIFNTFPYSTFSENVGVVQLSGIKTRRPIYYAGLFLLILGLLPKAGAVATVIPSSVLGGAMVVMFGMVGVQGIRILQNVDFSKNANLLTVALSVGTGIGVTVYPQIFRSLPKAAQIVLDNGIVVGGFLAVLLSFLFSLTGQIKLEDK, encoded by the coding sequence TTGGATAACAGCGAAAAGCATTTACAACAAGTTTCTCATTTGAAAGCTGCTATTTTAGGTTTTCAACATTTACTAGCTATGTATTCTGGTGACGTAGTAGTTCCATTGTTAATTGGAGCTTTCTTACACTTTAATGCAGCACAAATGACTTACTTAGTTTCAGCAGATATTTTTATGTGTGGGATTGCCACTCTATTACAACTTAAACGAACTCCTATTACGGGAATTGGTCTTCCGGTAGTATTAGGATGTGCCGTACAAGTTATTACCCCACTACAAACTATCGGGGGTACCTTGGGAGTAGCTTATATTTACGGAGCTATTATTTGTTCCGGATTATTCGTATTCTTGATTTCGGGATTATTCTCTAAATTAAGACGTTTCTTCCCACCAGTAGTTACCGGTTCTTTAATTACTATTATTGGTTTTTCTTTAGTTCCAGTAGCTGTGCAAGATTTAGGTGGTGGAAATGCTTCTGCCAAGAACTTTGCTAGTCCTCATGATTTAATCGTAGGTCTAGTTACTATGGTTATCATTATTTTAATCAACATTTTCGGTAAAGGTTTCTTCCGTTCTATTTCCGTTTTAATCGGAATGGTTGCCGGTACTTTCACCGCTTACTGCTTAGGAATGATTTCCTTTACTTCTGTAGCACAAGCTAGTTGGTTCCACTTCCCTCAACCATTTTACTTTGGGGTTCCTCGTTTCGACGCTTCTGCTATTATTACTATGATTTTAGTAGCATTAACTACTATGGTAGAATCTACCGGAGTATTCTTAGCATTAGGTGATTTAACTGATCGTAAGTTAAGCAGTCATGAATTAGCTAATGGATACCGTGCTGAAGGTATTGCTGCTATGTTAGGTGGTATTTTCAACACCTTCCCATACTCTACTTTCTCCGAAAACGTAGGTGTGGTTCAACTTTCCGGTATTAAAACTAGACGTCCTATTTACTACGCTGGTTTATTCCTATTAATTTTAGGATTACTTCCTAAAGCTGGTGCCGTAGCTACTGTAATTCCTAGTTCTGTACTAGGTGGAGCTATGGTCGTAATGTTCGGTATGGTAGGTGTTCAAGGAATCCGTATTCTACAAAACGTAGACTTTTCTAAGAATGCTAACTTATTAACCGTAGCTCTTTCCGTAGGTACTGGAATTGGAGTTACTGTTTATCCACAAATTTTCCGATCACTACCTAAAGCTGCCCAAATCGTATTAGACAACGGAATCGTAGTTGGTGGTTTCTTAGCCGTTCTACTAAGTTTCCTATTTAGTCTAACTGGACAAATTAAATTAGAAGATAAATAA
- a CDS encoding asparaginase, with translation MKHILAIHTGGTISMSQDDSGEVVPNAQNPIANPSANLLDQGISITNEEIFNLPSPHMTPETMLQVTKRIKKARKEGYDGVVVTHGTDTLEETAYFLDLTLSNDYPVVVTGAMRSSNEIGSDGLYNLLNAAATAASPQAVGKGVLVVMNDEIHTARYVTKTHTTNVATFRTPTFGPIGIISKHHPAFYQELIKGEVVDIDSVVDHVYLIKAYAGMDGTLFDAIDNDETNGVVIEGLGAGNLPPATLDSVKRLIDRKIPVILVSRCINGVAQDIYAYEGGGIELEKMGLTICHGLNGQKARIKLIIGLSAHKSGDDLAHFMSNAIS, from the coding sequence TTGAAACATATTTTAGCGATTCATACAGGTGGAACCATATCAATGTCACAAGATGACAGTGGAGAAGTAGTACCTAATGCACAAAATCCAATTGCTAATCCAAGTGCCAATTTATTGGATCAAGGCATTTCTATTACCAATGAAGAAATTTTTAATTTACCTTCACCACATATGACCCCTGAAACCATGTTACAAGTTACTAAACGAATTAAAAAAGCTCGTAAAGAAGGATATGACGGTGTAGTCGTTACGCACGGAACCGATACGCTAGAAGAAACTGCATATTTCTTAGATCTTACTTTAAGTAATGATTATCCAGTAGTAGTTACTGGTGCTATGCGTTCTTCTAATGAAATTGGGTCTGATGGTTTGTATAACTTATTAAACGCTGCAGCAACTGCTGCTAGTCCACAAGCAGTGGGCAAGGGTGTTTTAGTAGTTATGAATGATGAAATTCATACTGCAAGATACGTTACAAAGACGCACACTACCAACGTAGCTACTTTTAGAACCCCAACGTTTGGTCCTATCGGAATTATTAGTAAACATCATCCAGCTTTCTATCAAGAACTAATTAAGGGTGAAGTAGTAGATATTGATTCCGTAGTAGATCATGTATATTTAATTAAAGCATATGCAGGGATGGATGGTACTTTATTTGACGCTATCGACAATGACGAAACTAACGGAGTAGTTATTGAAGGACTAGGTGCCGGTAATTTACCACCTGCTACATTAGATTCTGTAAAACGATTAATAGATAGAAAAATTCCAGTTATCTTAGTATCTAGATGTATCAATGGGGTAGCCCAAGATATCTATGCATACGAAGGTGGCGGAATTGAATTAGAAAAAATGGGATTAACTATTTGTCACGGCTTAAACGGACAAAAAGCACGTATTAAACTAATTATTGGTTTAAGTGCTCATAAGAGTGGCGACGACTTAGCTCACTTTATGAGTAATGCGATTTCTTAG
- a CDS encoding LBP_cg2779 family protein, which translates to MSRNLNNIAREIVTYQKEHDIPDTMLAFNLHFSVEELHDIKSMHRAPSQDEVDIIKKTLG; encoded by the coding sequence ATGAGTAGAAATTTAAATAACATTGCTCGAGAAATCGTAACTTATCAAAAAGAACACGATATTCCTGATACTATGTTGGCTTTCAACTTACACTTCAGTGTAGAAGAATTGCATGATATAAAAAGTATGCATCGAGCACCAAGTCAAGATGAAGTAGATATTATCAAAAAAACACTAGGATAA
- a CDS encoding energy-coupling factor transporter transmembrane component T encodes MNPVLKMLMILIIALEISFTLSLTLNVVIIIVSLGYLLLHARLTRIMYLVTITIIPALGIYFAQRIHGNYTYAILLVSRLYAFVTLGGTYTCTTSIEDLSASLEQNFHLPAKFAYGVMGAFHLVDTIKREVKNIKLAAAMRNVHLTYLSPTLYFKAILSAMNWSTLLAQGMNSHLFVENNPRSHYQKIVIHYSDYAILLITLLLVQIILFKF; translated from the coding sequence ATGAATCCCGTTTTAAAAATGCTCATGATTTTAATCATTGCACTAGAAATTAGTTTCACTTTGTCATTAACGTTAAACGTCGTTATTATCATTGTCAGTTTGGGATATCTATTATTACACGCTCGCTTGACTAGAATTATGTACTTGGTAACTATTACGATTATTCCCGCTTTAGGTATTTATTTTGCACAACGTATCCACGGTAACTATACCTACGCGATTTTACTAGTTAGTCGACTATATGCTTTTGTTACGTTGGGTGGTACTTATACTTGTACTACTTCCATCGAGGATTTATCGGCTAGTTTGGAACAAAACTTTCACTTACCTGCTAAATTCGCGTACGGGGTTATGGGTGCCTTTCACTTAGTCGATACCATTAAACGTGAAGTTAAAAACATCAAATTGGCTGCGGCTATGCGTAATGTGCATTTAACTTATCTATCACCTACTTTATATTTCAAAGCCATTTTGTCAGCGATGAACTGGTCTACTTTATTAGCTCAAGGGATGAATTCACATTTGTTTGTAGAAAATAATCCCCGCAGTCACTACCAAAAAATCGTCATTCATTATAGTGATTACGCTATATTATTAATTACTTTATTGCTCGTACAAATTATTTTATTTAAATTTTAG
- a CDS encoding ATP-binding cassette domain-containing protein has protein sequence MSTLQLTNITYQFAETTQAIFKDINLTFPSGEMSLIHSPSGSGKSTLLKIIAGFYPEYDHGTLHGNINFNQQDLSTYEEFERRKLITMMFQNPSQQFCMANAYEEFIFTLENLQLSHDEINERMQKAVTITKIASLLHQSFTTLSGGEKQRVALAIIIAIDSPVILLDEPFANVDAATRKQLISLLMTLKQQGKIIIGVDHDLSDYQSLCDQLIQWDSKKKTFVSCSSQQKQTTIAKYNQVATKHCKMPDNSSASYQLKNFSLANGDKELLNNCSINLMDHATTLISGANGCGKSTLFNALLKQHSFSGEVKYQNRPLNKWRHRKYFQQVGLIFQDTNQQFIKITVKDEIDLSKKHAFNDWFNEDKINQWIDKLGLYPLLDRIIYTLSQGQKRRLQILVMAIMGHPVLLLDEPFAGINQDYIKVVVDLLNFTKQHGQTQFIISHQTRGLGDLIDYHLAFDHQQLSYQEVF, from the coding sequence AATTTGCTGAAACCACACAAGCTATTTTCAAAGACATCAATTTAACATTTCCATCTGGTGAAATGTCATTGATACACAGCCCTTCTGGTTCGGGAAAATCCACTTTATTAAAAATCATTGCTGGCTTTTATCCCGAATATGATCACGGTACCCTACATGGAAATATCAATTTTAATCAACAAGATTTAAGTACCTACGAGGAATTTGAACGTCGCAAGCTAATTACCATGATGTTTCAAAATCCATCCCAACAATTTTGTATGGCTAATGCGTATGAAGAATTTATTTTCACTTTAGAAAACTTACAACTTAGTCATGATGAAATTAACGAACGTATGCAAAAAGCTGTCACTATTACAAAAATAGCTTCTTTGCTACATCAATCTTTTACTACTTTATCCGGTGGTGAAAAACAACGGGTAGCACTGGCCATTATTATTGCAATCGATTCACCAGTGATTTTATTAGATGAACCCTTTGCCAATGTAGACGCAGCCACTAGAAAACAATTAATTTCATTATTAATGACTTTAAAACAACAAGGCAAAATTATTATTGGTGTCGATCATGATTTATCGGATTATCAATCTTTATGTGATCAACTTATTCAATGGGATAGCAAGAAAAAAACTTTTGTTTCTTGCAGTTCACAACAAAAACAAACTACCATTGCTAAGTATAATCAAGTAGCTACTAAGCACTGTAAAATGCCCGATAATTCATCCGCTAGTTATCAATTAAAGAATTTTTCTTTAGCTAATGGTGACAAAGAGTTATTAAATAATTGTTCGATTAATTTAATGGATCACGCTACTACCTTAATTTCTGGAGCTAACGGTTGTGGTAAATCCACTTTATTTAATGCACTATTAAAACAACATAGTTTTTCTGGTGAAGTTAAATATCAAAACCGTCCACTAAATAAATGGCGTCATCGTAAGTACTTTCAACAAGTAGGTTTAATTTTTCAAGATACCAACCAACAATTTATTAAAATTACGGTAAAAGATGAAATTGATTTATCTAAAAAGCACGCCTTTAATGACTGGTTTAATGAAGACAAAATAAATCAATGGATAGATAAATTAGGCCTTTATCCTCTATTAGACCGCATCATATATACGTTAAGTCAGGGACAAAAACGTCGTCTACAAATCTTAGTTATGGCAATAATGGGTCATCCCGTTTTACTCTTAGATGAACCCTTCGCCGGTATCAATCAAGACTATATTAAAGTAGTCGTGGATCTATTAAACTTCACTAAACAACATGGCCAAACGCAATTCATTATTTCTCATCAAACCCGTGGCTTAGGAGATTTGATAGATTATCATTTAGCTTTTGATCATCAACAACTAAGCTATCAGGAGGTGTTTTAA